One window from the genome of Cryptomeria japonica chromosome 6, Sugi_1.0, whole genome shotgun sequence encodes:
- the LOC131035676 gene encoding transcription termination factor MTEF1, chloroplastic yields the protein MLKRIPSLQKLRTLHNAEEVIHSFKKYGFTEAQIADIVRRRPQLFGCADSALESKIKLLEDFGFVDQNLFRLLRINPSILTLRLENGLLPKMEFLKNTFQSQDVLVKALIKAPRLLSFSLEETLKPSLAFWEGWGFFGTGLLGFLRLYPAVLSRKSLTPAQMDLIHKIGTCKERKMFKYVVGLVATSAPKTLEAKIENLKLCGLSAEETWQLLGTVPLLLCYSKENVSEKMNFLVNDMKLPASYVVKHANLLRINLEKTTRPRCLVWQKIKSISDLDLTLLTVLSMPEARFVSKIIEGHPESKTLRTIYENALSNVSNRTKS from the coding sequence ATGCTCAAGCGGATCCCCTCATTGCAGAAGCTTCGAACCCTCCACAACGCAGAGGAGGTTATTCATTCGTTTAAAAAGTACGGCTTCACTGAAGCCCAAATTGCAGATATAGTGAGGAGGCGACCCCAACTTTTCGGATGTGCAGACAGTGCATTGGAAAGTAAGATCAAGCTGCTGGAAGATTTCGGTTTTGTGGATCAAAATCTGTTCAGACTTTTGCGGATCAATCCTAGCATCTTGACCCTCAGACTCGAGAACGGACTTCTTCCCAAGATGGAGTTTCTGAAGAATACATTTCAGTCCCAGGATGTGCTCGTTAAAGCCCTGATAAAAGCACCTAGACTTTTGAGTTTTAGCTTGGAGGAGACCCTGAAGCCCTCGCTTGCTTTCTGGGAAGGATGGGGTTTTTTTGGAACGGGGCTCTTAGGCTTTTTACGGCTCTATCCGGCAGTTCTCTCACGCAAGTCTCTGACGCCTGCACAGATGGATCTTATTCACAAGATTGGCACTTGCAAGGAACGCAAAATGTTCAAATATGTTGTAGGTCTAGTGGCTACGAGCGCCCCGAAAACGTTAGAGGCCAAGATAGAGAATCTCAAACTCTGTGGGCTCTCGGCCGAAGAAACCTGGCAACTACTTGGAACTGTTCCTCTACTTCTTTGTTACTCCAAGGAAAATGTTAGTGAAAAGATGAACTTTCTAGTTAATGACATGAAGCTCCCTGCAAGTTATGTAGTGAAGCACGCTAACTTGTTGCGAATCAATTTAGAGAAGACGACGAGGCCCAGGTGTCTGGTTTGGCAGAAAATTAAATCCATCAGTGACCTCGACCTCACCCTTTTGACAGTATTGAGCATGCCAGAGGCAAGATTTGTTAGCAAGATTATAGAAGGACATCCTGAGTCTAAAACACTGCGGACAATTTATGAAAACGCCCTCTCTAATGTCTCCAATCGCACAAAGAGTTAA